A genomic region of Caldicellulosiruptor acetigenus contains the following coding sequences:
- a CDS encoding MGDG synthase family glycosyltransferase: protein MRVLILSLDAGGGHFAASNALKTAILQKYPDSHVEIVDTLKIISPILDKLAVGTYLKAIKSVPFIYGLVYDSTDKEPPTRWSRALYEKFYFAFYKLYNIISEFKPDIVIGTHPSPVDMVAQLKKRGNINVPIISIVTDFTIHPYWINEFADYIIVHHQNLVYEAVKKGAQQNKVVPLGIPINPSFAQTYDRKEVIENLNLEDRPTILIMGGSLGLGNIEEIVEKVCTICDENYQIIVVAGKNKALKNALEKRDFGRKIVVYGFIDFIDKLMAISDILITKPGGLTCAEALSRKLPMILISPIPGQEERNTFYLINNGAAAYVKNTENFDIVFSQIINNPQRLEHMKLACSFLGKPNSSPDIAEFIRGMAG, encoded by the coding sequence ATGAGAGTATTGATATTAAGCCTTGACGCAGGCGGAGGACATTTTGCTGCTTCAAATGCATTGAAAACTGCCATTTTACAAAAATACCCTGACTCACATGTGGAAATTGTAGATACACTAAAAATTATAAGTCCCATACTGGACAAGCTTGCTGTAGGAACATACCTAAAAGCAATCAAGTCAGTACCTTTTATTTACGGTCTTGTATATGACTCTACTGACAAAGAACCACCAACCAGATGGAGCAGGGCATTGTATGAAAAGTTCTATTTTGCATTTTATAAACTCTATAACATTATCTCGGAATTCAAACCAGACATAGTAATTGGTACTCATCCATCACCAGTTGACATGGTGGCCCAGCTTAAAAAAAGAGGAAACATAAATGTACCTATAATAAGTATTGTCACTGATTTTACCATTCATCCATACTGGATAAACGAATTTGCTGATTACATCATTGTTCATCATCAAAACCTGGTGTATGAAGCGGTCAAAAAAGGTGCCCAACAAAACAAAGTAGTACCACTTGGAATTCCTATAAACCCTTCGTTTGCTCAAACATATGACAGAAAAGAGGTTATTGAAAATTTGAATCTGGAAGATAGACCAACAATACTTATCATGGGCGGGAGCTTGGGGCTTGGAAACATAGAAGAGATTGTTGAAAAGGTGTGCACAATATGTGATGAAAACTACCAGATAATCGTGGTGGCAGGGAAAAACAAGGCCCTCAAAAATGCTTTGGAAAAAAGAGATTTTGGAAGAAAGATAGTAGTATATGGGTTTATTGATTTCATAGACAAGCTAATGGCAATAAGTGATATTCTCATCACAAAACCCGGGGGACTCACATGCGCAGAAGCACTGTCACGCAAACTTCCCATGATATTAATCTCGCCCATTCCTGGACAAGAAGAGAGAAATACTTTTTATCTTATAAACAACGGAGCTGCTGCGTATGTAAAAAATACCGAAAACTTTGATATAGTATTTAGTCAGATAATAAACAACCCTCAACGTTTAGAGCATATGAAGCTTGCCTGCTCGTTTCTGGGAAAGCCAAACTCGTCACCCGACATTGCAGAATTTATAAGGGGAATGGCAGGATAA
- a CDS encoding PDZ domain-containing protein produces the protein MLKFFWQIFELTGLSIFRLLFSWNFWVVVILISFLYRREQEFEQAVLGHNRVSLLYKVVESSIAGLVGGYIVSLITLFFGIVVDVDSFMYLWYIALILALINPRYLCFSYAAGIISVISLIFKRPAVDISGILVIVAILHFVESLLIFLDGFRGAIPVVIERRKKEGIFSTSGAYLMQRFWAIPMVIIAYNYQTTVQIVKIELFEPSWWPLFKPQNLLPNAMLLMTPIVAALGYGDLAVEDEPAAISKKSAGILSIFSIVLFILSALSYKVYAFKWVAALFAPIAHESIILYQQKKQKEGDSIFEAEENKIKVLYVEENSVAAKMGIKPGDTIVSINGIQVQKEEDIERIFTDAQIYLWVKAVDKKGKIKELYYQDYENGIKNLGIVVVTKNVSANYQLESDGYFIFIKNIARRVKNFLFNKS, from the coding sequence ATGTTAAAGTTTTTCTGGCAGATTTTTGAACTGACAGGACTTAGTATATTTCGGCTTCTTTTTAGCTGGAACTTCTGGGTGGTAGTAATCTTGATTTCTTTTTTGTACAGAAGAGAACAGGAATTTGAACAGGCTGTGCTCGGGCATAACCGAGTCAGCCTTCTTTATAAGGTTGTGGAGTCTTCTATCGCAGGGCTTGTAGGAGGTTATATAGTAAGTTTAATCACTTTGTTTTTTGGAATAGTAGTGGATGTGGATAGTTTTATGTATCTTTGGTATATTGCTTTAATCCTTGCACTTATAAACCCAAGATATCTTTGTTTTTCATATGCGGCGGGAATTATTTCGGTGATATCTCTTATCTTCAAAAGACCAGCTGTTGATATCTCCGGGATACTGGTAATTGTAGCAATACTTCATTTTGTTGAAAGTCTTCTAATTTTCTTGGACGGTTTTCGTGGCGCAATACCTGTTGTGATTGAGAGAAGAAAAAAAGAAGGCATTTTTTCCACCTCAGGTGCTTACCTTATGCAAAGGTTCTGGGCTATACCGATGGTAATAATTGCATACAACTATCAGACAACAGTGCAGATTGTCAAAATTGAGTTGTTTGAGCCTTCATGGTGGCCTCTTTTTAAGCCACAGAATCTTTTGCCAAATGCCATGCTTCTTATGACTCCTATTGTTGCTGCACTTGGATACGGGGATTTAGCGGTGGAAGATGAACCAGCTGCGATAAGCAAAAAAAGTGCCGGAATATTGAGCATTTTCAGCATTGTTTTGTTTATTTTAAGCGCACTTTCATACAAGGTCTATGCTTTCAAGTGGGTGGCAGCTCTGTTTGCCCCCATTGCTCATGAAAGTATTATACTCTATCAGCAAAAGAAACAAAAAGAAGGAGATTCAATATTTGAAGCAGAGGAAAATAAAATAAAGGTGTTGTATGTCGAAGAAAATAGCGTAGCAGCCAAGATGGGAATAAAACCGGGAGATACTATTGTCTCTATAAATGGTATTCAAGTACAGAAAGAAGAAGATATTGAGAGGATATTTACTGACGCTCAGATTTACCTGTGGGTAAAAGCTGTGGATAAAAAAGGAAAGATAAAAGAGCTATATTATCAGGACTATGAGAATGGAATAAAAAATCTTGGAATTGTTGTTGTTACCAAAAATGTAAGCGCTAATTATCAGCTTGAGTCTGATGGATACTTTATATTTATAAAAAATATTGCAAGAAGAGTAAAAAATTTTTTGTTCAACAAAAGTTGA
- a CDS encoding cell wall hydrolase, which yields MSKLLKRYSLFILLLLMSFILSIYSAKLIYDIKRASYESIEKKLEKALDSTDKEVLNESVETQGSTSYQNKDLYLLARVINGEARGEPYIGQVAIGAVVINRTKHPGFPKTISGVIYQPGAFTCVSDGQINAKLEPTALKAARDALNGWDPTNGCIYYYNPAKTTNKWIWSRKVMLVIGKHRFAK from the coding sequence ATGAGTAAACTCTTAAAAAGATATTCACTTTTTATCCTGCTTCTTTTGATGAGCTTTATTCTCAGCATATATTCTGCAAAGCTTATATATGATATAAAAAGAGCAAGCTACGAAAGTATTGAGAAAAAACTTGAAAAAGCATTGGACAGTACTGACAAAGAGGTTTTAAACGAATCTGTTGAAACGCAAGGGTCAACAAGCTACCAGAACAAAGACTTGTATCTTCTGGCCAGAGTTATAAATGGGGAGGCAAGAGGGGAACCTTATATAGGCCAGGTTGCAATCGGGGCTGTAGTCATAAATAGAACAAAACACCCCGGATTTCCGAAGACAATCAGCGGTGTCATCTATCAGCCAGGTGCTTTTACTTGTGTGTCCGACGGGCAGATTAATGCAAAACTTGAACCAACAGCTTTAAAAGCAGCAAGAGACGCGCTAAATGGATGGGACCCGACAAACGGATGTATATACTACTACAATCCTGCAAAGACAACAAACAAATGGATTTGGAGCAGGAAGGTTATGCTTGTCATTGGCAAGCACAGATTTGCAAAATAA
- a CDS encoding MurT ligase domain-containing protein: MQKIRLYVAILLGILVKFTLKLFGKDATSAPGKIAIKICPSIIKEIDKRSKLKILISGTNGKTTTNNIINWLIAGDKVVLSNLKGSNMANGIVSAFINNLRSSYDIVCFEVDEGSLPVVTRYLKPDIFVTTNVFRDQLDRYGELDRVKELILSHIGQALAIINADDPNLASFSGEKKVFYSVDENLLSRKTNVTLDSRFCPLCNAKLEYLFYNVGHLGKYECLMCGYKNPESRFVITNIREDSAGFVFDFVDRERDIHIENIKWKMGGVYNLYNVCAAISVAMLIGVEEKRIKERIETFENKLGRLEKKEVDSKKVIISLVKNPIGMSETLSVISNDPDPKAIVFILNDNAADGKDISWIWDADFDILCRIENIKALYFGGKRKEDMALRVKYSEYMLANFEFIDYKEELDKVFEQNDIQKVYILPTYTALFEVKKIVDSLSKRMG, translated from the coding sequence TTGCAGAAAATAAGACTTTACGTTGCTATTTTGCTGGGGATACTTGTAAAGTTTACTTTAAAGCTTTTCGGGAAGGACGCAACAAGTGCTCCGGGGAAGATTGCTATCAAGATTTGTCCTTCTATCATAAAAGAAATTGACAAAAGAAGCAAACTGAAGATACTTATCTCAGGCACAAATGGTAAGACAACCACAAACAACATAATAAACTGGCTAATTGCGGGTGATAAGGTTGTACTTTCTAATCTGAAAGGGTCGAATATGGCAAACGGGATTGTAAGTGCTTTTATAAATAATCTAAGGTCAAGCTATGATATTGTGTGTTTTGAAGTTGACGAAGGCTCACTGCCAGTTGTAACAAGATATTTAAAACCAGACATATTTGTCACAACCAATGTGTTCAGGGACCAGCTTGACAGATACGGTGAGCTTGACAGGGTAAAAGAGCTGATTTTGAGCCATATTGGACAAGCTTTAGCCATAATAAATGCAGACGACCCAAACTTGGCAAGTTTTAGTGGCGAAAAGAAGGTATTTTACAGCGTTGATGAAAACCTACTTAGTCGAAAAACCAATGTTACCTTGGACTCACGTTTTTGTCCCCTGTGCAATGCCAAGCTTGAATATTTGTTTTATAATGTTGGGCATCTTGGGAAATATGAATGCTTGATGTGTGGTTATAAAAATCCTGAGAGCAGGTTTGTCATTACAAACATAAGAGAGGATTCGGCAGGGTTTGTTTTTGACTTTGTTGACAGGGAAAGAGATATACATATTGAGAACATTAAATGGAAAATGGGTGGTGTTTATAATCTGTACAATGTCTGTGCAGCAATCTCGGTAGCAATGTTGATTGGTGTTGAAGAGAAAAGAATAAAGGAAAGAATTGAAACATTTGAAAATAAACTTGGAAGATTAGAGAAGAAAGAAGTTGATAGCAAAAAAGTAATAATATCACTTGTAAAAAATCCCATAGGTATGAGCGAGACACTAAGCGTAATTAGCAATGACCCTGACCCTAAGGCAATTGTGTTTATCCTCAACGACAACGCTGCAGATGGCAAGGATATCTCATGGATTTGGGATGCTGATTTTGATATCTTGTGCAGAATAGAAAACATCAAAGCTTTGTACTTTGGTGGCAAGAGAAAAGAAGATATGGCTTTGAGAGTAAAATACAGTGAATATATGCTTGCTAATTTTGAATTTATTGACTACAAAGAAGAATTAGACAAGGTTTTTGAGCAAAATGATATTCAGAAGGTCTATATTCTTCCAACATATACAGCTCTTTTTGAAGTGAAGAAAATAGTGGACAGCCTTTCAAAAAGGATGGGATGA
- the gpr gene encoding GPR endopeptidase: protein MFKIQTDLALETRELVQKGLGREIEGVEVEERKEFDDKIKITKVKINSIKGEAILQKPMGNYITIEADGLRDEDFEVQEQVSKILANELESLINVSQKSTVLVVGLGNWNVTPDSLGPKVVSKVLITRHLFEFVPEKVKDRRIRSVCAISPGVLGITGIETSEIISGIVHRIHPDLIIAIDALASRRLERISTAIQIADTGIVPGSGIGNERKGITKDTVGVPVVAIGVPMVVDAAIIANDAIDLLLERLKNETDRSSPLYMLLESIPDEDRFNLIKEVIFPYYGNLFVTPKDIDRIVENISTVIADGINKAIHPEVKENDEYRYVN, encoded by the coding sequence ATGTTTAAAATCCAAACAGACCTTGCCCTTGAGACGAGGGAACTTGTCCAAAAAGGGCTTGGAAGGGAGATAGAAGGTGTTGAGGTTGAAGAGAGAAAAGAATTTGATGATAAAATTAAAATCACTAAGGTCAAGATTAACTCTATAAAAGGTGAAGCAATCTTACAAAAGCCTATGGGCAATTATATTACAATCGAAGCTGATGGATTGCGCGATGAAGATTTTGAGGTCCAGGAACAGGTTTCAAAGATACTGGCAAACGAGCTTGAAAGCTTAATAAATGTGTCACAAAAATCTACTGTGCTTGTTGTTGGACTTGGCAACTGGAATGTCACGCCCGACTCTTTAGGGCCAAAAGTTGTGTCAAAGGTATTGATAACACGACATTTGTTTGAGTTTGTGCCAGAAAAGGTCAAAGACAGGCGAATACGCTCTGTTTGCGCAATATCGCCAGGCGTTCTGGGCATAACTGGAATCGAGACCAGCGAGATAATAAGCGGTATAGTTCACAGAATACATCCTGATTTGATAATTGCAATTGACGCACTTGCTTCAAGAAGGCTTGAGAGGATATCAACTGCTATCCAGATAGCAGATACAGGTATAGTCCCTGGCTCAGGTATTGGAAATGAACGAAAAGGTATCACAAAAGATACAGTTGGTGTGCCTGTTGTGGCAATTGGTGTTCCTATGGTTGTTGACGCAGCAATTATTGCAAATGATGCCATAGACCTTCTGCTTGAAAGACTTAAAAATGAAACAGACAGGTCATCGCCGCTTTATATGCTTTTGGAGAGTATTCCTGATGAGGACAGGTTTAATCTTATCAAAGAGGTAATATTCCCTTACTATGGTAATCTCTTTGTGACACCAAAAGACATAGACAGGATTGTTGAAAACATTTCGACTGTGATAGCTGATGGAATAAATAAGGCAATTCATCCGGAGGTAAAAGAGAATGATGAGTACAGATATGTGAATTGA
- the spoIIP gene encoding stage II sporulation protein P, with translation MVKVVDFKKIVLVATILFVLGIGFVVERLVFLNQAATALLFRYSKEIISFNIPIFSDHFANEAFKIENIVRFSYPMFTATNFQEVENAPVYEDDAILIDYNQQTQEEKKNGQAESQDENIEFQKYFENSTQKKGIYNIEIVNQTDYKIDVDTLLKANFKIFNGKKPSILIYHTHTTESYNTFSQNLVYTPGTTDRTLDFNYNVVRVGEELKRILGKQYGYKVYHSKDVNDYPEYKGSYSRSLKVIERYKSEHPDIKVFIDLHRDAIGSGSKKVKVSTVAFGYEVAKVMLVVGTDKLGLYHPFWRQNLLFAVHLQKNLSKICPQITRPINLSAARYNQHVSPYAIIIEVGSNGNTMEEALRSCQIVAKALDDTIMGR, from the coding sequence ATGGTTAAGGTTGTTGATTTTAAAAAGATTGTATTGGTAGCTACTATACTTTTTGTGCTTGGCATTGGCTTTGTAGTTGAAAGATTAGTCTTTTTAAATCAAGCAGCAACAGCTCTGCTTTTCAGGTATTCAAAAGAGATTATTTCGTTTAATATACCCATTTTTTCTGACCATTTTGCAAACGAGGCTTTTAAAATTGAGAACATAGTAAGGTTTTCTTATCCGATGTTTACGGCAACAAACTTTCAAGAGGTTGAAAATGCACCTGTATATGAAGATGATGCCATTTTAATAGATTATAACCAGCAGACCCAAGAAGAGAAGAAAAATGGTCAAGCTGAAAGCCAGGATGAGAACATCGAATTTCAGAAATACTTTGAAAATAGTACTCAAAAAAAGGGAATTTACAACATAGAGATTGTGAATCAGACAGATTATAAGATTGATGTTGATACCCTTTTGAAGGCAAACTTCAAAATTTTCAATGGGAAAAAACCGTCCATTTTAATTTACCATACCCACACAACAGAAAGCTACAATACTTTTTCCCAAAACCTTGTATACACTCCTGGCACAACAGACAGAACACTTGACTTTAACTACAATGTTGTGAGAGTAGGGGAAGAGCTGAAAAGAATCTTGGGAAAACAGTATGGTTATAAGGTTTATCACAGTAAAGATGTAAATGATTATCCGGAATACAAGGGTTCTTATTCAAGGTCATTGAAAGTGATAGAAAGATATAAAAGTGAACATCCTGATATAAAGGTCTTTATAGATTTGCACAGGGATGCTATTGGAAGTGGTTCAAAAAAGGTGAAGGTTTCAACAGTTGCGTTTGGATATGAGGTTGCAAAGGTTATGCTTGTTGTGGGGACAGACAAGCTTGGGCTTTATCATCCGTTTTGGCGACAGAACCTTCTGTTTGCTGTACATCTACAAAAAAATCTCAGCAAAATATGCCCTCAGATTACAAGACCTATAAACCTTTCTGCTGCACGATACAATCAACATGTATCACCATATGCCATAATCATTGAAGTTGGTAGCAATGGAAATACCATGGAAGAAGCCTTGAGGAGTTGTCAGATTGTTGCAAAGGCACTGGATGATACCATCATGGGAAGGTGA
- a CDS encoding M23 family metallopeptidase, producing the protein MEKKNWKEKLLDFFDTKGFYIIVAVCLLVIGFSVYTIATTDFTKYEVEQNQENKQSLNNQVKFPEIPQPQVDSKEVAKHDNLKKESSKSITNSTIRSTQSGNNSKNSNNKNKSSTALSKKQDNKKMDSNIQIGTGTSQDDVEVINPVDFKPIFPTIGKVIREFSDQSLVYSKTLDEWTEHPGIDIEAQDGSDVKACFDGTVIDLGEDPLYGKYVVIDHGDGYISKYYNLKDLKDIQIGDIVRQGEKIGEVGTSSNIEYMDPPHLHFEILYNGENQNPLKFLPQTN; encoded by the coding sequence GTGGAAAAGAAAAACTGGAAAGAAAAACTTTTAGATTTTTTTGACACTAAAGGTTTTTATATTATTGTGGCTGTATGTTTGCTGGTAATCGGATTTTCGGTTTATACCATTGCCACAACAGATTTTACAAAATACGAGGTAGAACAAAATCAAGAAAACAAGCAATCTTTAAATAACCAGGTTAAATTCCCCGAGATACCTCAGCCACAGGTTGATTCAAAAGAGGTGGCAAAACATGATAATTTGAAAAAAGAGAGTTCTAAGTCTATCACAAATTCTACTATCCGCTCTACACAGTCGGGAAATAATTCTAAAAATAGTAATAATAAAAATAAAAGCTCTACTGCCTTGTCTAAGAAACAAGATAACAAAAAGATGGATTCAAACATCCAGATTGGAACTGGTACCAGCCAGGATGATGTTGAGGTTATAAATCCTGTTGACTTCAAGCCAATTTTTCCTACCATTGGGAAGGTAATAAGAGAGTTTTCTGACCAGTCGCTTGTATATTCAAAAACTCTTGATGAGTGGACAGAACACCCTGGAATTGACATAGAAGCTCAGGATGGTAGCGATGTAAAAGCTTGTTTTGACGGTACAGTTATTGACTTGGGAGAAGACCCTCTTTATGGGAAATATGTTGTGATTGACCATGGAGATGGATATATCTCAAAGTACTACAATCTCAAAGACTTAAAGGATATTCAAATAGGAGACATTGTAAGGCAAGGAGAGAAAATAGGAGAGGTTGGAACAAGTTCTAACATAGAGTACATGGACCCACCGCATCTTCACTTTGAGATACTTTACAATGGAGAGAATCAAAACCCGCTGAAGTTTTTACCTCAAACAAATTAA
- a CDS encoding small, acid-soluble spore protein, alpha/beta type: protein MARQKIMSEELKMEIAKELGVYDTVSKYGWGEVKSRDCGNIVRKAIEMAERALKEKQ from the coding sequence TTGGCAAGGCAAAAGATTATGTCAGAGGAGCTCAAAATGGAGATAGCAAAAGAACTTGGAGTGTACGACACAGTGTCAAAGTACGGTTGGGGAGAGGTAAAATCGCGCGACTGTGGTAACATCGTCAGAAAAGCTATCGAGATGGCAGAAAGAGCCTTGAAAGAAAAGCAATAA
- the xerD gene encoding site-specific tyrosine recombinase XerD, protein MSIIEAFGNHLQRQNRFSQNTISSYLRDAKKYIEFLDNIKIKLENTSQATLIAYIISMQKSGKSNSTIARAIVSLKVFYDFLKTQNIVDIGKIEIEPPKLEKSPPQILTRDEVEKLLSCPKEDDIKGIRDKAMLELLYATGIRVSELINLNLDDINLEHGYIICKNKKRDRVIPIGSYAISAVERYLRHSRPYLAKNKDEEALFLNFNGERMTRQGFWKIVKFYAQSAGIDKEITPHVLRHSFATHLIENGADVRAVQQMLGHADISTTQRYLQVANVKLKEVYQKTHPRA, encoded by the coding sequence ATGAGTATCATAGAAGCTTTTGGTAATCACCTTCAGAGACAGAATAGATTTTCACAAAATACCATAAGCTCATATTTGCGGGATGCTAAAAAATACATAGAATTTTTAGATAACATAAAGATAAAACTTGAAAATACTTCTCAGGCAACCTTGATAGCATACATTATCAGTATGCAAAAAAGTGGCAAATCAAACAGCACTATTGCACGAGCAATTGTTTCGCTCAAAGTCTTCTATGACTTTTTAAAAACCCAGAACATTGTTGATATTGGAAAAATAGAGATTGAACCACCCAAACTTGAGAAAAGTCCACCTCAGATACTTACCAGAGATGAGGTGGAAAAGCTTCTTTCCTGTCCAAAGGAAGATGATATTAAAGGAATCAGAGATAAAGCAATGCTTGAACTTTTATATGCAACAGGTATTAGGGTAAGCGAGCTTATCAACCTCAATCTTGACGATATCAATCTTGAACACGGATATATCATCTGCAAAAACAAGAAAAGAGACAGGGTTATTCCAATTGGTTCATATGCCATTTCGGCAGTGGAGAGGTATTTGCGTCATTCGCGGCCTTACCTTGCTAAAAACAAGGATGAAGAAGCTCTGTTTCTGAACTTCAATGGTGAGAGAATGACAAGACAGGGATTTTGGAAGATAGTAAAGTTCTACGCGCAAAGCGCGGGGATAGATAAAGAAATAACACCGCATGTGCTCAGGCACTCTTTTGCCACTCATCTAATTGAAAATGGGGCAGATGTGAGAGCTGTTCAGCAAATGTTGGGGCATGCTGATATTTCTACAACACAGAGATATCTTCAAGTTGCAAATGTTAAACTAAAAGAGGTTTATCAGAAAACTCATCCACGTGCATAA
- the ypeB gene encoding germination protein YpeB, translating to MSILGGYKELRERLKSVRLWSVMAVTLGILVIVALWGVNQYRGKANYHNYLTNMWHRAFFDMVGYVQNIQALLSKAEVSGDDRQRAVLYTEVWRNAFAAQENLSQLPIENNVALERTAKYLTQVGDLSFSLSKQLMSGKKETLLQRQQLKKLRAYADKLSSNLNELAIEISQGRLRWGEVRVVGTSRFRRIAQNVTSSRMLAVEAGFKDYPTLIYDGPFSDHISRQTPKGLPEKLISKEQAKKIALDFLNLKRADIVNYLGLSGDRIKVYTFEIIPDRRIRDRTITIAISKKGGKVIWMIDNRASSSPKIGVAKAKENAKKFLLEKGFANMIDTFYLKQDNTALINYILLQNGVKIYPDMVKVRVALDTGQIVGFDATAYYMSHTSRKIPKPAISERQARNFISKNFDVQSVSLAIIPLDSGKEVFTYEFLGKYDGKYFADYINAITGKEENILEIIKDPNGILSM from the coding sequence TTGAGCATTTTAGGCGGATACAAAGAACTTAGGGAAAGGCTAAAAAGTGTAAGGCTTTGGAGTGTGATGGCGGTCACACTTGGCATTTTGGTTATTGTAGCGCTTTGGGGAGTAAACCAATATAGAGGAAAAGCAAACTACCACAACTATCTTACCAATATGTGGCACAGAGCATTTTTCGACATGGTAGGTTATGTTCAAAACATCCAGGCACTGCTGTCTAAAGCAGAAGTATCAGGAGATGACAGACAAAGAGCGGTATTATATACCGAGGTGTGGCGAAACGCTTTTGCAGCGCAGGAGAACCTTTCCCAGCTTCCTATTGAGAATAATGTTGCACTTGAAAGAACAGCAAAGTATCTTACTCAAGTTGGAGACCTTAGTTTTTCACTTTCAAAACAGCTCATGAGCGGCAAAAAAGAGACATTGCTTCAGCGACAACAGCTCAAAAAACTTCGAGCATATGCAGACAAGCTCAGTAGCAACTTGAATGAGCTTGCAATTGAGATAAGCCAAGGAAGGCTGAGATGGGGCGAGGTCAGAGTAGTTGGAACATCAAGGTTTAGAAGGATAGCTCAGAATGTCACAAGTAGCAGGATGCTGGCAGTTGAGGCAGGGTTTAAAGACTATCCAACTTTGATATATGACGGACCTTTTTCTGACCACATTAGTCGCCAGACCCCAAAAGGACTTCCAGAAAAACTTATAAGCAAAGAACAGGCAAAAAAGATTGCACTTGACTTTTTAAATCTTAAAAGAGCTGACATAGTCAATTATTTAGGACTTTCAGGAGATAGAATAAAGGTTTATACTTTTGAGATAATCCCTGACAGAAGAATTCGCGACAGAACAATCACAATAGCTATTTCTAAAAAAGGTGGCAAAGTAATTTGGATGATTGACAACAGGGCTTCCTCTTCCCCAAAAATAGGTGTTGCGAAAGCAAAGGAAAACGCTAAAAAGTTTTTACTTGAAAAAGGTTTTGCTAACATGATTGACACCTTTTATCTAAAACAGGACAACACTGCCCTGATAAATTATATTCTTCTGCAAAATGGTGTTAAGATATATCCCGATATGGTGAAAGTAAGAGTTGCTCTTGACACAGGGCAAATAGTAGGGTTTGATGCAACAGCATATTATATGTCTCACACTTCAAGAAAGATTCCTAAACCTGCAATATCTGAAAGACAGGCAAGAAATTTTATTAGCAAAAATTTTGATGTGCAAAGCGTTTCACTTGCTATAATTCCACTTGATTCTGGAAAAGAAGTTTTCACATATGAATTTTTGGGCAAATACGATGGCAAGTACTTTGCTGATTATATTAATGCTATCACTGGAAAGGAAGAAAATATCTTGGAGATAATTAAAGACCCTAATGGCATTTTATCAATGTAA